In Salinibacterium sp. ZJ70, one DNA window encodes the following:
- a CDS encoding metal ABC transporter permease translates to MTDWWSALFDFSDYGALLVLLQNSIIAGAVLGIAGGLIGVFVMTRDLAFAVHGISELSFAGAAAGLLFGIGVVEGSVIGSVLAALIIGLLGSRARDRNSITAVLMPFGLGLGILFLALYPGRASSKFGLLTGQIVAVDDPKLTALAVVCGIVVLGLLVMWRPLSFASLDPEVALARGIPVRTISIVFMLLLGLAVAASIQIVGALLVLAILVTPAAAALRISSSPVVVPLLSMAFALIALVGGILLALGSSVPISPYVTTISFLIWGVCALAGRRRRDRRTLGAKEAMA, encoded by the coding sequence ATGACCGACTGGTGGAGTGCGCTCTTCGACTTCAGCGACTACGGCGCGCTGCTCGTGCTGCTGCAGAACTCGATCATCGCTGGCGCGGTGCTCGGCATCGCGGGCGGCCTCATCGGCGTCTTCGTGATGACGCGCGATCTCGCCTTCGCCGTTCACGGCATCAGCGAGCTGTCGTTCGCCGGCGCCGCGGCGGGCCTGCTGTTCGGCATCGGCGTCGTCGAGGGATCCGTCATCGGATCGGTGCTCGCGGCGCTCATCATCGGCCTGCTCGGTTCGCGTGCACGCGACCGCAACTCGATCACCGCGGTCCTCATGCCGTTCGGCCTCGGCCTCGGCATCCTGTTCCTCGCGCTCTACCCCGGCCGCGCCTCGTCGAAATTCGGATTGCTCACCGGGCAGATCGTGGCCGTCGACGACCCGAAGCTCACCGCGCTCGCCGTCGTCTGCGGGATCGTGGTGCTGGGGCTGCTTGTGATGTGGCGTCCGCTGAGCTTCGCGAGCCTCGACCCCGAGGTCGCGCTTGCTCGCGGCATCCCGGTGCGCACGATCTCGATCGTCTTCATGCTGCTGCTCGGCCTCGCCGTGGCGGCGAGCATCCAGATCGTCGGGGCGCTGCTCGTGCTCGCGATCCTCGTGACACCCGCCGCCGCGGCGCTGCGGATCTCGAGCTCGCCCGTCGTCGTGCCGCTGCTGTCGATGGCGTTCGCGCTCATCGCGCTCGTCGGCGGCATCCTGCTGGCGCTCGGCTCGAGCGTGCCCATCAGCCCCTACGTGACGACGATCTCGTTCCTCATCTGGGGGGTGTGCGCCCTCGCCGGGCGCCGGCGCCGGGACCGTCGTACCCTGGGGGCGAAGGAGGCGATGGCGTGA
- a CDS encoding metal ABC transporter ATP-binding protein → MTEPVLSVRDAQLTLGARTLWSKLDLDVMPGEFIAVLGSNGSGKTSLLRAILGQHALSAGEIRFEGEPVRRGNRRIGYIPQQRGQDPAMRIRGRDLVRLGIDGHRWGTGLPSRARNAQVDALLDAVGARHYARVPVALLSGGEQQRLRVGQALAGDPRLMLCDEPLGSLDLRAQRNVSELIDRHRRERGFGVMFVTHDVNPVLGFVDRVLYLAGGRFRIGSPDEVLTSEVLSELYQAPVDVIRTHGRVVIVGAPDHPHHDHEHDHGSAA, encoded by the coding sequence GTGACGGAACCGGTGCTCAGTGTGCGCGACGCGCAACTGACCCTCGGCGCGCGCACGCTGTGGTCGAAGCTCGACCTCGACGTGATGCCCGGCGAATTCATCGCCGTGCTCGGATCGAACGGATCCGGCAAGACGAGCCTGCTGCGTGCGATCCTCGGCCAGCACGCCCTGAGCGCGGGCGAGATCCGCTTCGAAGGCGAGCCGGTGCGCCGCGGCAACCGCCGCATCGGCTACATCCCACAGCAGCGCGGGCAGGATCCGGCGATGCGCATCCGCGGCCGCGACCTCGTGCGGCTCGGCATCGACGGACACCGCTGGGGCACGGGCCTGCCGAGTCGCGCGCGCAACGCCCAGGTCGACGCCCTGCTCGACGCGGTGGGTGCCCGACACTACGCGCGCGTTCCCGTCGCGCTGCTCTCCGGCGGCGAACAGCAGAGGCTGCGCGTCGGCCAGGCGCTCGCGGGCGATCCGCGCCTCATGCTGTGCGACGAGCCGCTCGGGTCTCTCGACCTTCGCGCGCAGCGCAACGTGAGCGAGCTCATCGATCGTCACCGGCGCGAGCGCGGCTTCGGCGTCATGTTCGTGACCCACGACGTGAACCCCGTGCTGGGCTTCGTGGATCGCGTGCTCTACCTGGCGGGCGGACGCTTCCGCATCGGATCCCCGGACGAGGTGCTCACCTCCGAGGTGCTGAGCGAGCTCTACCAGGCGCCCGTCGACGTGATCCGCACCCACGGCCGGGTCGTCATCGTCGGGGCACCCGACCACCCGCACCACGACCACGAGCACGACCACGGGAGCGCGGCATGA
- a CDS encoding dihydrolipoamide acetyltransferase family protein, protein MAHAEFPLPDVGEGLTEAEIVAWKVKPGDTVTVNQVLVEIETAKSLVELPSPFAGVVTELLAEEGATVEVGSPIIRVDSSGGTIELQAPANDSESLGQIANPAAMAPRDDSSDSGSGAVLVGYGSKGGHAPTRRRRPGPAVEVPGVGGARPHTPARVVARSSAPVIAKPPIRKLAKDLDVDLRQVTATGPGGEVLRDDVIRQAQQASVFRNIETPAWPVEREERVPVKGVRKATAQAMVASAFTAPHVSVFTDVNATRTMEFVKRLKASPDFAGVRVSPLLVMAKAIIWAVRRNPTVNSTWTDEEIIIRHYVNLGIAAATPRGLIVPNVKDAQNLSMLELAQSLEQLTLVAREGKTQPADMSNGTITITNLGSFGMDTGTPILNPGEVAIVALGAIKQKPWVVDGEVRPAWVTTVGASFDHRVVDGDVASRFTADVASILEEPALLLD, encoded by the coding sequence GTGGCACACGCTGAGTTCCCACTTCCGGATGTCGGAGAAGGCCTCACGGAGGCGGAGATCGTCGCCTGGAAGGTCAAGCCGGGCGACACGGTCACCGTCAACCAGGTGCTCGTCGAGATCGAGACCGCGAAGTCGCTCGTCGAACTGCCGAGCCCGTTCGCTGGTGTCGTGACGGAGCTGCTGGCCGAGGAGGGTGCGACGGTCGAGGTGGGTTCGCCCATCATCCGCGTCGATTCCTCGGGTGGCACGATCGAGCTGCAGGCGCCTGCGAACGATTCGGAGTCGCTCGGCCAGATCGCCAACCCCGCCGCGATGGCCCCTCGCGACGACTCGAGCGATTCCGGTTCGGGTGCGGTGCTCGTGGGCTACGGCTCGAAGGGCGGCCACGCGCCGACCCGTCGTCGTCGTCCCGGCCCTGCCGTCGAGGTACCGGGCGTCGGCGGTGCGCGGCCTCATACCCCGGCGCGTGTTGTTGCCCGCTCGTCGGCGCCCGTGATCGCGAAGCCGCCGATCCGCAAGCTCGCGAAGGATCTCGACGTCGACCTGCGCCAGGTCACCGCGACGGGCCCCGGTGGCGAGGTGCTGCGCGACGACGTCATCCGTCAGGCGCAGCAGGCGAGCGTCTTCCGCAACATCGAGACGCCGGCCTGGCCTGTCGAACGCGAAGAGCGCGTCCCCGTGAAGGGCGTGCGCAAGGCGACCGCCCAGGCGATGGTCGCGTCCGCGTTCACGGCTCCGCATGTCTCGGTGTTCACCGACGTCAACGCGACCCGCACGATGGAGTTCGTGAAGCGCCTCAAGGCCTCGCCCGACTTCGCGGGTGTGCGTGTGAGCCCGCTGCTCGTGATGGCGAAGGCCATCATCTGGGCGGTGCGCCGCAACCCCACCGTCAACTCGACGTGGACGGATGAGGAGATCATCATCCGTCACTATGTGAACCTCGGCATCGCCGCGGCGACGCCGCGCGGCCTCATCGTTCCGAACGTCAAGGATGCGCAGAACCTCAGCATGCTCGAGCTCGCGCAGTCACTCGAGCAGCTGACGCTCGTCGCGCGCGAGGGCAAGACGCAGCCGGCGGACATGTCGAACGGCACGATCACGATCACGAACCTCGGATCGTTCGGGATGGACACGGGAACCCCGATCCTCAACCCGGGCGAGGTCGCGATCGTCGCGCTCGGCGCGATCAAGCAGAAGCCGTGGGTGGTGGACGGCGAGGTGCGCCCCGCGTGGGTCACGACCGTCGGTGCGAGCTTCGATCACCGCGTGGTCGACGGCGATGTGGCGAGCCGCTTCACCGCCGATGTCGCGAGCATCCTCGAGGAGCCGGCGCTCCTTCTGGACTGA
- a CDS encoding alpha-ketoacid dehydrogenase subunit beta, protein MLPMAKAINEGLRAAMAADDRVILMGEDIGTLGGVFRVTEGLQSEFGTSRVLDTPLAESGIIGTAIGLAMRGYRPVCEIQFDGFIFPGFDQITTQLAKLTYRNEGHQSFPIVIRVPYGGHIGAVEHHQESPEAYFAHTPGLRIVSPATSNDAYWMIQQAIQSNDPVMFFEPKSRYWNKGEVADDGVPAQLHQSRVVRSGEQVTLVGHGAMVAQLLQVAEVAESEGTSVEVIDLRSLSPIDYRPILESVQKTGRLVVAQEAPGNVSVGSEIAATVAERAFYSLEAPVMRVSGFDTPFPPAKLEGHYLPDVDRILEAVDRSLAY, encoded by the coding sequence ATGCTCCCCATGGCTAAGGCCATCAACGAGGGCCTCCGCGCGGCGATGGCCGCCGACGACCGCGTCATCCTCATGGGTGAGGACATCGGCACCCTCGGCGGCGTCTTCCGCGTGACCGAGGGCCTGCAGAGCGAGTTCGGCACCTCACGCGTGCTCGACACCCCGCTCGCCGAGTCGGGCATCATCGGCACGGCCATCGGCCTCGCGATGCGCGGCTACCGTCCGGTGTGCGAGATCCAGTTCGACGGGTTCATCTTCCCCGGCTTCGACCAGATCACCACCCAGCTCGCCAAGCTCACCTACCGCAACGAAGGCCACCAGAGCTTCCCGATCGTCATCCGGGTGCCCTACGGAGGCCACATCGGCGCCGTCGAGCACCACCAGGAGAGCCCCGAGGCGTACTTCGCGCACACCCCGGGTCTGCGCATCGTGAGCCCGGCGACGAGCAACGACGCGTACTGGATGATCCAGCAGGCGATCCAGTCGAACGACCCGGTGATGTTCTTCGAGCCGAAGAGCCGCTACTGGAACAAGGGCGAGGTCGCCGACGACGGCGTGCCCGCGCAGCTGCACCAGAGCCGTGTGGTGCGTTCGGGCGAGCAGGTGACCCTCGTGGGTCATGGCGCCATGGTCGCGCAGCTGCTGCAGGTGGCCGAGGTCGCCGAGAGCGAGGGCACGAGCGTCGAGGTCATCGATCTGCGCTCCCTCTCGCCCATCGACTACCGTCCCATCCTCGAGTCGGTGCAGAAGACCGGCCGGCTCGTCGTCGCACAGGAGGCGCCTGGCAACGTCTCCGTCGGATCCGAGATCGCCGCGACGGTCGCCGAGCGGGCGTTCTATTCGCTCGAGGCGCCCGTGATGCGGGTCTCCGGTTTCGACACCCCCTTCCCTCCTGCCAAACTCGAGGGTCACTATCTTCCCGATGTCGATCGCATCCTCGAAGCGGTTGACCGCTCGCTCGCGTACTGA
- a CDS encoding thiamine pyrophosphate-dependent dehydrogenase E1 component subunit alpha — protein sequence MSYTEATIQLLSPQGTLLENDANAPYLPLVRALDDEQLREFHRQMVVMRRFDIEAGNLQRQGQLALWVPSLGQEAAQVGSAFAARPQDHIFPSYREHVVGRIRGLDLMRILELLRGQSHGGWDPLETGNFHLYTLVIGSQALHATGYAMGVQLDGACGTGDVEKDTAVLVYFGDGATSQGDVSESFVFAASYHTPQVFFLQNNHWAISVPVERQSRTPLYLRAAGFGIPSVQIDGNDVLASYAVSSAGLDAARRGAGPHFIEALTYRMGAHTSSDDPTKYRTDAEQAVWRDRDPIARFETYLRSLGEGDDFFHEVATEAEDLASGIRSKILALEPPPVSKMFSNVYSEPHALVEEQAAWNDAYLAGFEGGAE from the coding sequence ATGTCTTACACCGAGGCGACGATCCAACTGCTCTCGCCGCAGGGCACCCTCCTCGAGAACGACGCCAACGCCCCCTACCTCCCGCTCGTCCGCGCGCTGGATGACGAGCAGCTGCGCGAGTTCCACCGCCAGATGGTCGTCATGCGCCGCTTCGACATCGAGGCCGGCAACCTGCAGCGTCAGGGTCAGCTCGCGCTCTGGGTGCCGAGCCTCGGCCAGGAGGCCGCGCAGGTCGGCTCTGCGTTCGCGGCGCGCCCCCAGGACCACATCTTCCCGTCGTATCGCGAGCACGTCGTGGGACGCATCCGCGGCCTCGACCTCATGCGCATCCTCGAGCTCCTCCGTGGCCAGAGCCACGGCGGATGGGACCCGCTCGAGACGGGCAACTTCCACCTGTACACGCTCGTCATCGGATCGCAGGCGCTGCACGCCACCGGCTACGCGATGGGCGTGCAGCTCGACGGAGCGTGCGGCACCGGCGATGTCGAGAAGGACACCGCCGTGCTCGTGTACTTCGGAGACGGCGCCACGAGCCAGGGCGATGTGAGCGAATCGTTCGTGTTCGCCGCGAGCTACCACACGCCCCAGGTCTTCTTCCTGCAGAACAACCACTGGGCGATCTCGGTGCCCGTCGAGCGGCAGTCCCGCACGCCCCTGTACCTGCGCGCCGCCGGATTCGGCATTCCGTCGGTGCAGATCGACGGCAACGATGTGCTCGCCAGCTACGCGGTGAGCTCGGCCGGACTCGACGCCGCGCGCCGCGGAGCCGGCCCCCACTTCATCGAGGCGCTCACCTACCGCATGGGCGCGCACACCTCCAGCGACGACCCCACGAAGTACCGCACCGACGCCGAGCAGGCGGTGTGGCGGGACCGCGACCCGATCGCGCGCTTCGAGACGTACCTGCGCTCCCTCGGCGAAGGTGACGACTTCTTCCACGAGGTCGCCACCGAAGCTGAGGACCTCGCGTCCGGCATCCGCTCGAAGATCCTCGCGCTCGAGCCGCCGCCCGTGAGCAAGATGTTCAGCAACGTGTACAGCGAGCCCCATGCGCTGGTCGAGGAGCAGGCGGCCTGGAACGACGCCTATCTCGCCGGGTTCGAAGGAGGTGCCGAGTGA
- a CDS encoding histidinol-phosphate transaminase: MPVHLRPEIAALPPYRQGRPAAADAFKLSSNESPFDALPAVTDAIAQATTPLYPDGSASALRTRLAERFGVGLDEVHVAAGSVAILYQLAQAAAAPGDEILYSWRSFEAYPSVATVPGATSVQVPNLPDGSHDLDAMAAAITDRTRLILVCTPNNPTGPIVTAEAFERFMAAVPKTVLVVLDEAYREFVTDEAAVEGISQLAKHENLVVLRTFSKAYGLAGLRVGYAVGPAYILDACRSTAIPLSVTEQAQRAALAALDNEAEYAPQIAEVIERRDRIRAALLAQGWVIPAAQGNFIWLPTGEATASAAETLEAHGIVARVFPGEGVRISIGPEESVAKLLQATEVIVGIR; encoded by the coding sequence ATGCCCGTTCACCTTCGCCCCGAGATCGCTGCGCTCCCGCCGTACCGTCAGGGCCGGCCGGCGGCCGCTGACGCGTTCAAGCTGTCGAGCAACGAGAGCCCGTTCGACGCGCTCCCCGCGGTGACCGACGCGATCGCGCAGGCCACGACGCCTCTGTACCCCGACGGATCGGCCTCGGCGCTTCGCACGCGCCTCGCGGAGCGCTTCGGCGTCGGACTCGACGAGGTGCACGTCGCGGCCGGTTCCGTCGCGATCCTGTACCAGCTCGCCCAGGCGGCTGCCGCTCCCGGCGACGAGATCCTCTACTCCTGGCGCTCGTTCGAGGCGTACCCCTCGGTCGCCACCGTCCCCGGAGCGACGAGCGTGCAGGTGCCGAACCTCCCCGACGGCAGCCACGACCTCGACGCGATGGCTGCAGCCATCACCGACCGCACACGCCTGATCCTCGTGTGCACCCCGAACAACCCCACGGGCCCGATCGTCACCGCTGAGGCGTTCGAGCGCTTCATGGCCGCCGTTCCGAAGACCGTGCTCGTCGTGCTCGACGAGGCCTACCGCGAGTTCGTGACCGACGAGGCGGCGGTGGAAGGCATCTCGCAGCTCGCGAAGCACGAGAACCTCGTCGTGCTGCGCACCTTCTCGAAGGCCTACGGTCTCGCCGGTCTTCGCGTCGGCTACGCGGTCGGCCCCGCCTACATACTGGACGCCTGCCGATCGACCGCGATTCCGCTGTCCGTCACCGAGCAGGCGCAGCGAGCCGCACTCGCCGCCCTCGACAACGAGGCCGAGTACGCACCACAGATCGCCGAGGTCATCGAGCGCCGAGACCGCATCCGCGCGGCTCTCCTCGCTCAGGGCTGGGTCATCCCGGCAGCGCAGGGAAACTTCATCTGGCTGCCCACGGGCGAGGCCACCGCATCCGCCGCCGAGACCCTGGAAGCCCACGGAATCGTGGCCCGCGTGTTCCCCGGGGAGGGGGTTCGCATCTCCATCGGACCCGAGGAGTCTGTGGCGAAGCTCCTGCAGGCGACGGAAGTGATTGTCGGCATCCGCTGA
- a CDS encoding phage holin family protein codes for MRFVIRLLINAFALWLTVFILSPHVEVTSWDPVADALAASGVGISWPLFWTYLLVALIFGIVNGIIGTAIKIVAFPLYVLTLGLISLIVNGLLFLIVALISTGLGFGLSVQGFWWGVLGALLLAVIGALIGILFRPLTKPRSQ; via the coding sequence ATGCGATTCGTCATCCGACTCCTCATCAACGCGTTCGCGCTGTGGCTCACCGTCTTCATTCTGAGCCCCCATGTCGAGGTGACGTCGTGGGACCCGGTGGCCGACGCGCTTGCCGCATCCGGCGTCGGCATCTCGTGGCCACTGTTCTGGACGTACCTGCTCGTGGCGCTCATCTTCGGCATCGTGAACGGCATCATCGGCACGGCGATCAAGATCGTCGCGTTCCCGCTGTACGTGCTGACGCTCGGCCTCATCTCGCTCATCGTGAACGGGCTGCTGTTCCTGATCGTGGCGCTCATCTCGACGGGACTCGGCTTCGGCCTCTCGGTGCAGGGCTTCTGGTGGGGCGTGCTCGGCGCGCTGCTGCTCGCGGTCATCGGGGCCCTCATCGGCATCCTGTTCCGCCCGCTCACGAAGCCCCGGAGCCAGTGA
- a CDS encoding low molecular weight protein-tyrosine-phosphatase, protein MTFSRTDDAPPVFRICFVCTGNICRSPMAEAIFRSIVAAKGFSSQISVTSAATGDWHVGEGADPRTIAALHSHGFDGSRHRARQFDASWFPALDLVIAFDRGHERVLREWAPTEADRSKVQLLMSFDPEQSGTMEVPDPYYSDAAMFDTVLLAIERACTALFRQLEPAIRQGVS, encoded by the coding sequence ATGACCTTCAGCCGAACGGATGACGCTCCCCCCGTCTTCCGCATCTGCTTCGTCTGCACGGGCAACATCTGCCGATCCCCGATGGCCGAGGCGATCTTCCGGTCGATCGTCGCCGCGAAGGGCTTCTCTTCGCAGATCTCCGTCACCTCGGCCGCGACGGGCGACTGGCACGTGGGCGAAGGGGCCGACCCGCGGACGATCGCCGCCCTGCACTCGCACGGCTTCGACGGCTCCCGCCACCGCGCGCGCCAGTTCGACGCGTCATGGTTTCCTGCGCTCGATCTGGTCATCGCATTCGATCGCGGACACGAGCGCGTGCTGCGCGAATGGGCCCCCACCGAAGCTGATCGCAGCAAAGTGCAGCTGCTGATGTCGTTCGACCCCGAGCAATCAGGCACGATGGAGGTACCGGATCCGTATTACTCGGATGCCGCCATGTTCGACACCGTGCTTCTCGCGATCGAGCGGGCGTGCACCGCGCTCTTCCGGCAGCTCGAACCCGCCATCCGACAGGGAGTCTCATGA
- the purB gene encoding adenylosuccinate lyase, giving the protein MSPLPPQPLSPLDGRYRSSVEGLGEYLSEAGLNRARVHVEVEWLLFLAEHGMFGSAAPSAEKAAALREWAAGFGQPEIDELARVEATTRHDVKAVEYLVRGALTDLGLDSLAELTHFACTSEDINNTSYGITLRAAVHEVWLPRFRSVIAKLREIAIEHRDQPLLAHTHGQPATPTTFGKEIAVVVHRLQRQLQRIEAVEFPAKFSGATGTYSAHLAADPDADWPALSRAFIEHLGLTWNPLTTQIESHDGQAELFGRISHANRILHNLATDVWTYISMGYLTQIPVAGATGSSTMPHKINPIRFENAEANLELSSALLDSLASTLVTSRLQRDLTDSTTQRNMGVALGHSLLALDNLLKGLGEISVNPTALAADLDSNWEVLGEAIQTVIRAEVTAGRSQISDPYALLKELTRGKRAKQADLIAFIDGLDIGDAAKERLKALTPATYTGLASQLVDYIDR; this is encoded by the coding sequence ATGAGTCCGCTTCCCCCCCAGCCGCTGAGCCCCCTCGACGGCCGCTACCGCTCCTCCGTGGAGGGTCTCGGCGAGTACCTCTCGGAGGCGGGCCTCAACCGCGCCCGCGTGCATGTCGAGGTCGAATGGCTGCTGTTCCTCGCCGAGCACGGCATGTTCGGCTCGGCTGCCCCGTCGGCCGAGAAGGCCGCGGCGCTGCGCGAGTGGGCTGCCGGGTTCGGACAGCCGGAGATCGACGAGCTCGCCCGGGTGGAGGCGACGACCCGCCACGATGTGAAGGCTGTCGAGTACCTCGTGCGTGGGGCGCTCACCGACCTCGGCCTCGACTCGCTCGCTGAGCTCACGCACTTCGCGTGCACGAGCGAGGACATCAACAACACCTCCTACGGCATCACGCTCCGCGCCGCCGTGCACGAGGTGTGGCTGCCGCGCTTCCGCTCCGTCATCGCCAAGCTCCGCGAGATCGCGATCGAGCACCGCGATCAGCCGCTGCTCGCCCACACCCACGGCCAGCCCGCCACCCCGACGACCTTCGGCAAGGAGATCGCCGTCGTCGTGCACCGCCTGCAGCGTCAGCTTCAGCGCATCGAGGCCGTCGAGTTCCCCGCGAAGTTCTCGGGAGCCACCGGCACCTACTCCGCGCACCTCGCCGCCGACCCGGACGCCGACTGGCCCGCCCTCTCGCGCGCCTTCATCGAGCACCTCGGCCTCACCTGGAACCCGCTCACGACGCAGATCGAGTCGCACGACGGCCAGGCGGAGCTCTTCGGCCGCATCTCGCACGCGAACCGCATCCTGCACAACCTGGCGACCGACGTGTGGACCTACATCTCGATGGGATACCTCACCCAGATCCCCGTCGCGGGGGCGACCGGCTCGTCGACGATGCCGCACAAGATCAACCCCATCCGCTTCGAGAACGCCGAGGCGAACCTCGAGCTCTCGAGCGCGCTGCTCGACTCCCTCGCCTCGACCCTGGTGACGAGCCGCCTGCAGCGCGACCTCACCGACTCCACGACGCAGCGCAACATGGGCGTCGCCCTCGGTCATTCGCTGCTCGCGCTCGACAACCTGCTGAAGGGACTCGGCGAGATCTCGGTCAACCCGACCGCCCTCGCCGCCGACCTCGACAGCAACTGGGAGGTGCTCGGCGAGGCGATCCAGACGGTCATCCGCGCCGAGGTCACCGCGGGCCGTTCGCAGATCAGCGACCCGTACGCGCTGCTCAAGGAGCTCACGCGCGGCAAGCGCGCCAAGCAGGCCGACCTCATCGCGTTCATCGACGGACTCGACATCGGCGATGCGGCGAAGGAGCGCCTGAAGGCGCTCACCCCCGCCACCTACACGGGTCTCGCCTCCCAGCTCGTGGACTACATCGACCGCTGA
- a CDS encoding DUF308 domain-containing protein: protein MSAAASPALGAPDSWVAPLARAIPAIVAGIAITFSQDHSAPLGVTAFGLFAVVTAAVVLASALRADRALRGITGVHGIVTAVAGIAALVLPERTLGVFVLLVSAWAIITGALDVVNGIRFRRTRPIARDWLVAGSLTVILGLVFLLFPKDYADPFAIEEKGEVVASGVVTADVSLVGVFGAWAFIIGALFAIAAVSLRTVRPEPVEVDA, encoded by the coding sequence GTGTCCGCAGCAGCTTCTCCCGCTCTCGGAGCTCCGGATTCCTGGGTCGCTCCGCTTGCTCGCGCGATCCCCGCGATCGTCGCCGGCATCGCCATCACCTTCAGCCAGGATCACTCCGCCCCGCTCGGTGTGACGGCGTTCGGACTCTTCGCCGTCGTGACCGCGGCCGTGGTGCTCGCCTCTGCCCTCCGCGCCGACCGCGCGCTGCGCGGCATCACGGGGGTTCACGGGATCGTGACCGCCGTCGCCGGCATCGCCGCACTCGTGCTGCCCGAGCGCACCCTGGGTGTCTTCGTGCTCCTGGTGAGCGCGTGGGCGATCATCACGGGAGCCCTCGACGTCGTCAACGGCATCCGATTCCGTCGCACGCGTCCGATCGCGCGCGACTGGCTCGTCGCGGGTTCGCTCACCGTGATCCTCGGCCTTGTCTTCCTGCTCTTCCCGAAGGACTACGCCGACCCGTTCGCCATCGAAGAGAAGGGTGAGGTCGTCGCCAGCGGTGTCGTGACGGCCGACGTGAGCCTCGTCGGCGTGTTCGGCGCATGGGCGTTCATCATCGGCGCCCTCTTCGCCATCGCCGCTGTATCCCTGCGCACTGTGCGCCCCGAGCCCGTGGAGGTCGACGCGTGA
- a CDS encoding TIGR01777 family oxidoreductase: MRVVVGGASGMIGSGLVARLRDRGDHVVRLVRGEPASADEVRWDPSTGALDPAALAGADAVVNLSGASISKLPWTPRHRAAILSSRVSATTAIVSALHARAAAGDPVPVLVSGSAVGFYGDRPDEELSEESAPGGGFLADVVRAWEAAARTAPEETRVAFARTGIVIGPEGATAPIRVLAKFGLAGPLGSGRQHWPWISLHDEVAALVHLIDNPVSGPVNLVAPTAGTAADVVREIARRQRRPYGFPAPAFAISAALGDAGRDLLLADQHVRPLRLEESGFTFAHGTLEQAVAALG, translated from the coding sequence ATGCGTGTGGTCGTCGGCGGGGCATCGGGGATGATCGGCAGCGGGCTCGTGGCACGGCTGCGTGATCGGGGCGACCACGTCGTCCGTCTGGTGCGGGGTGAACCCGCATCGGCCGACGAGGTGCGGTGGGATCCGTCGACGGGCGCACTCGATCCGGCTGCACTCGCCGGAGCCGACGCCGTCGTCAACCTCTCGGGCGCCTCGATCTCGAAGCTCCCGTGGACGCCGCGGCACCGCGCCGCCATCCTCTCCTCGCGTGTGTCGGCGACCACTGCGATCGTGAGCGCCCTGCACGCGCGAGCTGCGGCAGGTGACCCTGTGCCCGTGCTCGTGAGTGGCTCGGCCGTCGGCTTCTACGGAGACCGGCCCGACGAGGAGCTCAGCGAGGAGTCTGCACCGGGCGGCGGCTTCCTCGCCGACGTCGTGCGCGCCTGGGAGGCCGCGGCACGCACAGCGCCGGAGGAGACGCGCGTCGCGTTCGCGCGCACCGGCATCGTGATCGGGCCGGAAGGCGCGACCGCGCCCATCCGCGTGCTCGCGAAGTTCGGACTTGCCGGACCGCTCGGCTCCGGCCGCCAGCACTGGCCCTGGATCTCACTTCACGACGAGGTCGCGGCGCTCGTGCACCTCATCGACAACCCCGTCTCCGGGCCGGTGAACCTCGTGGCGCCGACGGCAGGGACGGCCGCTGACGTGGTGCGCGAGATCGCCCGCAGGCAGCGCCGCCCGTACGGGTTCCCGGCGCCCGCCTTCGCCATCAGCGCCGCGCTCGGTGACGCAGGACGCGACCTGCTGCTCGCCGATCAGCACGTGCGTCCGCTGCGCCTGGAGGAGTCCGGGTTCACCTTCGCGCACGGCACGCTCGAGCAGGCAGTCGCCGCCCTCGGCTGA